The genome window TGTTGCCCTTGGAAGCGGCGGCCTGGTTGGGACCGGACTAGGCGAGGGGAGACAAAAGTTTTTTTTCTTGCCGGAGCCCCATACCGATTTTATCTTTGCCGTCATTGGAGAAGAACTCGGTTTATTCGGTACGGTTTCGATTCTCTTTCTCTTTGTGTTCCTCCTGTGGAAGGGGACAAGGATCGCGCTGTCGCTGGATGATCCCTTTACCCGAATGCTGGCGATTGGGACCACCTTAATGATGACACTTCCTGCCTTGATCAACATGGGGGTTGTGACCGGACTTCTCCCGACGAAGGGGCTTCCGCTTCCCTTTGTCAGTTATGGAGGGTCTTCACTCCTGGTGAACAGCATCGCGGTTGGATTACTTTATAATACTTCTCGCTTTTCCGAGTCGCCCTCAATATCACGATTACGATACAAAGGGAGAAGGGCAGGATGAAAGTGGTCATTGCCGGAGGGGGCACAGGAGGACATCTCTACCCGGGGATTGCACTGGCGGAGACCTTCAAAAGATTGCAGGAGAATATGTCGATTCTCTTTATCGGGACAGCACAGGGAATTGGGCCGAAGGTTTTATCTGAGAAGGGATTCATGTTTGAGGTTATCCGGGCAAAAGGACTTGTCGGAAAAGGGTGGGTCTCCAGAATAAAGTCGATCGGACTGATTCCCGTTGGACTTATACAATCGATGCTGATCCTGAGAAAGTTTTCTCCCCAACTGGTCATTGGCATCGGTGGGTATGCTGCCGGTCCGATCCTTCTCGCGGCGATTCTTCTCCGAATAAAACGGGTTATCCTGGAACCCAACCGCATCCCAGGGTTGGCGAATAAACTGGTCGCTCCCTATGTCGATATGGCCTTCGTGGCATTTGATGAACTTCGTGAGACACTGGGTGCAAAAGAGGTTCGGTCTCTCGGGGTGCCGGTTCGGCCGGAGATTGTCCGTGCCTCTTCTTCTCCAGAGGTCTTAACCTCCGGAAAAGATCCCTTGGTTCTCTTGATTCTGGGCGGGAGCCAGGGAGCTCATTCGATCAATCAGGCCATGGTGGATGCACTCCCTTACTTGGAAAAGTTGAAAGACAGACTTTTTATTATCCATCAGACCGGAAAGCTTGACTGGGAGGAGACTCGTTCAGATTATACTAAAACAGGATTCTCATCCCGAGTCGAGCCGTTTATTGATGACATGGCGGAAACCTACGCGAAAGCGGATCTGGTGTTGAGCCGGGCAGGGGCCGGGACATTATCAGAATTGGCGGCGATTGGTAAACCCTCCCTCCTTGTCCCCTTTCCGTTTGCGGGAGGACATCAGGAGAAGAATGCAGAGGCCTTTGCCTCCGCCGGAGCCTCTGAGATGATTCTTGATCGAATGTTGTCCGGACAGGGGCTTGCGGAGCGGATTGAGCCGCTCCTTTTAGATTCGGAAAAGCGAAAGAAGATGGGTGAGGCGGCGAGGCGGAGGGGGCATCCTGATTCGGCGGAGAAGATTGTCAGGGAATGTTTTTGTTTGCTTGGGGAGCCTCTTACTTGATGGGGCGGAGACATTTTTAGGGATGAGGGTGACAGTAAATAAGGAAGCACCATCAGGATGATTTTGACGAAGATGAATCTGGATAAAAAGAATAATGGTGTCCTCTCTGAGGCCCTGGAAGACTATACGGGAGAGATTCGTTGGAAAGAGCCGATCGCTCCCTATACCTCCTTCAAAGTAGGCGGACCGGCAGAGGTCATGGTTTTTCCGAAGACGGTGTCAGAGGTGGCCTTCCTCATGAATCGGATTTCAAGTCATCAACTTCCCTGGTTTATTCTGGGAGGCGGGAGCAACCTGCTTGTGAGAGACGGCGGAATAAAGGGGGTCGTCCTTCATTTGAAGCACCTTCAACAAATAGAAGAAAAAGGCTCCGGACTTCTTGTCGCGGAGGCGGGGGTTTCTTTTCCGAAGCTCTCAACTACTTCGAAGGAAAAGGGTTTGTCCGGCCTGGAATTTGCCATCGGCATTCCCGGAACGGTCGGCGGCGCCGTGGTCATGAATGCAGGCATTCCGAATGAAGAGACAGAGGCGGTCCTTAAGGAACTCACATTAGTTGATGAAGCGGGAAAGATACAGCCTTATTCCAGGGCAGATATTCCCTTCGGTTATCGATCAGCGCATTTGCCTAAAGGGGTTGTGGTTTCCGCTTCTTTTCAACTCAGGCCGGCGTCGGTGAGACAGATT of Candidatus Manganitrophaceae bacterium contains these proteins:
- the murG gene encoding undecaprenyldiphospho-muramoylpentapeptide beta-N-acetylglucosaminyltransferase encodes the protein MKVVIAGGGTGGHLYPGIALAETFKRLQENMSILFIGTAQGIGPKVLSEKGFMFEVIRAKGLVGKGWVSRIKSIGLIPVGLIQSMLILRKFSPQLVIGIGGYAAGPILLAAILLRIKRVILEPNRIPGLANKLVAPYVDMAFVAFDELRETLGAKEVRSLGVPVRPEIVRASSSPEVLTSGKDPLVLLILGGSQGAHSINQAMVDALPYLEKLKDRLFIIHQTGKLDWEETRSDYTKTGFSSRVEPFIDDMAETYAKADLVLSRAGAGTLSELAAIGKPSLLVPFPFAGGHQEKNAEAFASAGASEMILDRMLSGQGLAERIEPLLLDSEKRKKMGEAARRRGHPDSAEKIVRECFCLLGEPLT
- the murB gene encoding UDP-N-acetylmuramate dehydrogenase; the encoded protein is MILTKMNLDKKNNGVLSEALEDYTGEIRWKEPIAPYTSFKVGGPAEVMVFPKTVSEVAFLMNRISSHQLPWFILGGGSNLLVRDGGIKGVVLHLKHLQQIEEKGSGLLVAEAGVSFPKLSTTSKEKGLSGLEFAIGIPGTVGGAVVMNAGIPNEETEAVLKELTLVDEAGKIQPYSRADIPFGYRSAHLPKGVVVSASFQLRPASVRQIDEKMKYLLKRRRETQPLSFPSVGSVFKNPEKGYAGKIIEACGLKGSRCGDAQISERHGNFIVNCGSAKAEDVLDLIHRVRERVLEVEGILLEPEVKVVGVDSVDRGTL